A stretch of the Cyprinus carpio isolate SPL01 chromosome B4, ASM1834038v1, whole genome shotgun sequence genome encodes the following:
- the ccdc107 gene encoding coiled-coil domain-containing protein 107 yields MLLSSSQQLVVAFTAVLLVFVLFPRMFGGGGSGDGQPRINRRGPGPGGVKSQQQIHRNAAPPMSQSLENMQPLKKLMEQELKSDKYKPNSNKGYVFTLMPIYAIGVGLFAAYKFLKIKSASDSEAQKAKTARGVKKSVKTENQLNELEQRLAQTEKMLNSILTQLDPLTNCVKSVAMEQKSEIMSQLQCIRQLMKKRGMECPNIRIEEPTSERNLDKLIETLAAAETLPETQMESQTHTETQPHDHRELRPECEGEEELEEENRAAAGEEDVGSESDSSMPSLEDSADISVDDVTVTQNHPEDLTAGLRRRNRPE; encoded by the exons ATGTTGCTGTCCTCCTCGCAGCAGCTCGTAGTGGCGTTCACGGCGGTGCTGTTGGTGTTTGTGCTGTTCCCGCGGATGTTCGGCGGCGGGGGAAGCGGAGACGGTCAGCCGCGGATCAACAGGAGAG GTCCCGGTCCCGGAGGAGTGAAAAGTCAGCAGCAGATCCACAGGAACGCGGCGCCTCCGATGTCTCAGAGCCTGGAGAACATGCAGCCGCTGAAGAAACTCATGGAGCAGGAGCTGAAGAGTGACAAATACAAACCCAACAGCAATAAGGGCTACGTCTTCACCCTCATGCCCATCTACGCCATCGGGGTCGGGCTCTTCGCCGCGTATAAGTTTCTAAAG ataAAGTCTGCAAGCGATTCTGAAGCTCAGAAAGCCAAAACAGCTCGAGGAGTGAAGAAATCTGTGAAGACAG AGAATCAGCTGAATGAGCTGGAGCAGAGACTGGCTCAGACCGAGAAGATGCTCAACTCCATCCTGACCCAGCTGGACCCGCTTACCAACTG TGTGAAGTCTGTTGCCATGGAGCAGAAGAGCGAGATCATGTCGCAGCTGCAGTGCATTCGGCAGCTAATGAAGAAGAGAGGCATGGAGTGTCCAAACATCAGGATAGAAG AGCCGACAAGTGAGCGTAATTTAGACAAACTCATTGAGACTCTGGCCGCAGCCGAGACGCTTCCAGAAACTCAGAtggaatcacaaacacacactgaaacgCAGCCACATGATCACCGAGAGCTCCGGCCTGAGTGTGAGggagaggaggagctggaggaggagaaCAGAGCCGCGGCGGGAGAGGAAGACGTGGGAAGCGAGAGTGACTCTAGTATGCCGTCCCTCGAGGACTCGGCTGACATCAGTGTagatgatgttacagtcactCAGAATCATCCAGAAGATCTGACAGCTGGATTACGAAGACGTAACAGGCCAGAGTAA